A single Mercenaria mercenaria strain notata chromosome 9, MADL_Memer_1, whole genome shotgun sequence DNA region contains:
- the LOC123546568 gene encoding monocarboxylate transporter 12-like → MKETTNKDRVQEETKVLKPEGKTEQPQDVSTDDFRDLDRGWAWVILFASFGTFCLLGGSVYSVGIIQSVLLQRYKESVSLTSWPGALNTALMSLGGPLSSAVVDRFSCRTAIISSGVFLTTAYLTTAFATNIYVTIFTYGFIGGIGGALGYTAALVVIGLNFRKRRHLAVGIAVSGVGAGLFVLAPVMQLSRDYYGPSGFFIIVAAMMANIIVFGVMCFPSGLEIATQKQRRHEVYKSNRENNLIQALKCYLRALTKVAVILLCLCMFLYCLGILLLYQHLPNFIVVKGFTAVQAAFLVSLSGLLTVFGRVLSGIITNLNRINCIVLYAGSMAVVSIASILYPFISNHFVAHVIYMVVLGLFFGCPYVTLMAVSLKFVGINYISAAIGLQYCAGGVGSFIGPVLAGFLIDSGGSYELSILIAACCIASASIISAATECFKPKDNEHTLDTEFEVCQKIQSPKETTVHCKMLNE, encoded by the exons atgaaagaaaccaCAAATAAAGATAGGGTACAAGAGGAAACAAAGGTTCTTAAACCCGAGGGTAAGACAGAACAGCCACAAGATGTATCAACAGATGATTTCAGAGATCTAGACCGAGGTTGGGCCTGGGTGATTCTCTTTGCATCATTCGGAACTTTTTGTTTATTAGGAGGTTCTGTTTATTCTGTTGGAATTATTCAGTCGGTGCTTCTTCAAAGATATAAAGAAAGTGTGTCATTGACGTCGTGGCCAGGGGCTTTGAACACTGCGTTGATGTCGCTTGGAG GTCCATTATCAAGCGCTGTGGTGGATCGCTTCAGTTGCAGGACAGCCATCATTTCTTCCGGGGTATTCCTGACAACTGCATACCTCACTACAGCCTTCGCAACCAACATCTATGTTACTATATTTACCTACGGTTTCATCGGAG GAATTGGTGGTGCACTCGGATATACTGCTGCTTTGGTTGTGATCGGTTTGAATTTCAGGAAACGCCGACATTTAGCAGTCGGTATAGCTGTATCCGGTGTAGGGGCTGGATTGTTCGTGCTCGCACCGGTAATGCAATTGTCACGTGATTACTACGGGCCCTCGGGATTTTTCATCATTGTGGCAGCAATGATGGCGAATATAATCGTATTCGGTGTCATGTGCTTTCCGAGTGGGCTAGAAATTGCGACACAAAAACAACGAAGACATGAAGTATACAAATCTAATAGGGAAAATAATCTAATACAGGCTTTAAAATGTTACTTAAGAGCTCTAACAAAAGTTGCCGTAATATTGCTATGCTTGTGTATGTTCCTTTATTGCCTAGGAATTCTGTTGTTATATCAACACTTACCAAACTTTATAGTCGTTAAAGGTTTCACTGCCGTACAAGCGGCATTCTTGGTTTCACTTTCTGGATTACTAACGGTGTTTGGCCGGGTACTGTCTGGCATCATAACGAACTTGAATCGCATAAACTGCATTGTTTTATACGCTGGCTCAATGGCTGTTGTTTCAATAGCTTCCATTTTGTATCCATTCATATCAAACCATTTCGTTGCTCATGTGATATATATGGTGGTGCTAGGTTTATTCTTTGGATGCCCATATGTAACTTTAATGGCTGTAAGCTTGAAATTTGTTGGAATTAACTACATATCGGCGGCTATAGGGCTTCAGTATTGTGCTGGCGGAGTAGGATCATTTATCGGACCAGTTCTTGCAG GTTTTCTTATAGACAGCGGAGGGTCGTACGAATTGTCCATTCTTATAGCTG CATGTTGCATAGCTTCAGCGTCTATCATCAGTGCTGCAACCGAATGCTTCAAGCCAAAAGATAATGAACACACGTTAGATACTGAATTTGAAGTGTGTCAGAAGATACAGTCACCCAAAGAAACAACAGTTCATTGCAAAATGCTAAATGAATGA